CAGACGTACACGGTCCGAGCCGGTCGCCCGCACCACGTCACCAACGCAGGGACGGAGTCAGCCACATTCCTCAACATCCAAGGGCCCGACACATACGACTTCGTTCCGATTCCATGACCTCCATGCACGTAGTGCAGGACTTCCGCCGTGCGCGTGAAACGCGCGGAGCGCGTTAATCTTCGCAAGGACTTGCGGGCCAGCGCCAAGCATAATGACGCCGGCCGCGAACCGCGGCCAACGACATGAGTGGCCAGCGATTCCCTGATACGCTGGCTGAGTGGGAGTCAAGATGACCACAGCGACTGGGCACGACCGCGAATCCATACGCGAGAAGCTCGCGCACGTCCTTCCCGTCGTCGAGGAGCATCGCGGCGCGGGTGAAGCGGACCGACGCTTGCCCGATCCCATCGTTCGCGCGTTGCGCGAAGCGGAGCTATTCACCCTGTGGGCGCCGCGAGAGTTCGGCGGCCACGAGGTCGAACTTCCGGCATTCATGGCGGCGGTCGAAGAGATTGCCCGCGTGGATGGGGCAACCGGCTGGACCTTTGCCAATCTGGCGACGGGAGCGGTCCTCGCCGCGCACGCGCCCTCGGATGGCGCCAAGGAGCTCTACGCCGGCGGCCCGAACGTGACGTTCCCCGGCTCCGTCATTCCTCGGGGCCGAGCCATCCCGGTGGAAGGCGGTTACCGATTGACGGGCCGGTGGCCGCTCGGGAGCGGCTGCCACCACGCCGACTGGATTAGCAGCACGGCCCTGATCTTCGACGGAGACGCGCCGCGTATGGGGCCGGATGGAGCTCCCGACCTCCACGCCATGTTCGTGCGCCCGTCGGAGGTCGAGGTCCTAGACACGTGGCACTCCCTCGGTCTCCGCGGCACCGGCAGCACGGATTTCGCGGTCGAGGACGCGTTCGTACCGGCGCGGCGGACGTTTCCGCTCTTTACCCAGCAACCCCAGGTCGCCGGTCCCCTCTACCGGCTGGGGATCCTGCCGCTCTACAGCATGTCCTTGACGTCGGTCCTGCTCGGCATCGCGCGGGCCGCCATCGACGCGTTCGTGGAGATCGCCAAAGGGAAGACGCCGACCCTGAGCCAGACGGGGCTGGCCACGCGGTCGACGATCCATGCGGAAGTCGCGCGGGCCGAGGCGATGCTGCAATCGACCTCGGCGTACCTCTACGCGGTGGCGCGTGACCTGATGGATTCTGTCACGAACAGCGGCGCCGTGCCCGACGATCTCGAAGCGCGGCGGCGACTGGCGTGCGCCCACGCCGGCACGACGTGTCCGCGAGTCGTGGAAATGATGTTTGCGCTGGCCGGGACGACACCCATCTATCAGGGCAGCCCTCTGGAGCAGATCATGCGCGATATTCACACGGCGAGCCAACACCTCGTCGTGTCGCCCGTGTGGTGGGAGAAGACCGGCCAGTACTACTTCGGGCTCGGCCTCGGCATGCCGTAGGCGCGGCATGTTCGGCGGGCGCGCTCGCGGGTCAGTGACTCCGCTGCGCAGCGCGTATCCGGGCGCTACGTTCGACTGATTCCTGGCTCCGCTTTCGCCTGCGCCTGCAGCGCATCGTAGACGCGCTCCGCCGTCACGGGATACGTCTTGATGCGAACCCCGACGGCGTCGCGGACGGCGTTCACGATCGCCGGATGAACGCCCGCGTTAATAGTCTCGCCGACGGCCTTCGCGCCGAATGGCCCCGGCCCGATCGTCGTGGGGACCAGGATCGTCCGCAGCGGTACCGCATCCATCTGGGTCGGCAGCTTGTAGTCGGCGAGGCTCAGCGTGTTAACCCGCCCCTCGTCGTCGATGGTCAGCTAGCGAATCGTGCGCACGTGCGGGAGCGCGACGAATACGGCCGTTGCCCCGAGTACGCAGGCCACGCCGAACCACGCCACCGTGCTCTGGGCTCCCCACTGCGTCGCGAAGGCTCCGGCGGCGAGTCCGCCGAGCGCAATCAGGATCTGTTGTTGCTGGTAGAGGCCCATCACCCGACCGCGCATCTCCGGGGCCGACACCGCCTGGAGCACGGTCTGGTTCAGTGTGTTCGC
The sequence above is a segment of the Chloroflexota bacterium genome. Coding sequences within it:
- a CDS encoding acyl-CoA dehydrogenase family protein, with protein sequence MTTATGHDRESIREKLAHVLPVVEEHRGAGEADRRLPDPIVRALREAELFTLWAPREFGGHEVELPAFMAAVEEIARVDGATGWTFANLATGAVLAAHAPSDGAKELYAGGPNVTFPGSVIPRGRAIPVEGGYRLTGRWPLGSGCHHADWISSTALIFDGDAPRMGPDGAPDLHAMFVRPSEVEVLDTWHSLGLRGTGSTDFAVEDAFVPARRTFPLFTQQPQVAGPLYRLGILPLYSMSLTSVLLGIARAAIDAFVEIAKGKTPTLSQTGLATRSTIHAEVARAEAMLQSTSAYLYAVARDLMDSVTNSGAVPDDLEARRRLACAHAGTTCPRVVEMMFALAGTTPIYQGSPLEQIMRDIHTASQHLVVSPVWWEKTGQYYFGLGLGMP